The genomic segment GCTCTAAATCATGGGTCGAAATAAGTCCAATTTCGCCATCTTTTTGCAATTGGTTAATAAGGGCCTTAGCACCATAATGTCGATCATGGGAGTTCGTTCCTTTGAAGATTTCATCGAGGAGGAAGAAAACAGGTTTGTCCGTTTTGGCAGCTTCGACAATTTGCTTGATTCGAAGAATTTCTGCATAAAAAGAGGAGATACTTTGTTCCAAATTATCACTGACACGCATACAGGTCCAAATATTCATCAGGGAACAGCTGAATGTCTTGGCACAGACGGGTGCGCCCGTATAAGCGAGAACGAGATTACTTCCTACTGTTCGCAGAAAGGTACTTTTCCCTGACATATTCGATCCTGTAATCAAAATAACACCTGAGGGTGATTTCATTTCAAAATCATTCGTCACTTTTTTCTGAGTGAGTAAAGGATGGCCCATTTTCTGAGCAGCTAGGCCATTTGATGAGAGTATTTCAGGCATGGCCCAGTCTGGATTGTCGAAGCGGATATTGGCAAGGCTGGAAAGAGCTTCGATCTCGGCAAGAACTTCTAGCCACTTTATTAATAGCTTTCCGGATTCTTTTTTCCACTCTTCCAGGGCAATCATACACTGATAATCCCAGAGAGTTAGAATATTAACGATCAAGAAAATCGCATTTTCCCGATTGGAAATCCAATCCGCAATTTTGGAGAGTTTTTGAATTTGTTGATAAGCCGGTTGTCCTGATTTGTTACGGAGAATCTCTTGACGAACTTTAAGCCAAGGACTTGTGTAATTCTGGTCTTCGAGATGTTTTAGCATCTTTGTATAGGTTTTTATACTCGCTTCGTAACGGTAAACCGTCGATAGAACTTGAGCGCGTTCTGTTCCATAGACCTTAAGCAGAATATATTGAACAACGACTAACAGAGTGGGTATTTGCCAAGGTATCGCGAGCTGTAAGCCATAGAGTATGATCATGAGAACGGTTACGAGGGGGAGAATTCGCATTCCCAATTTGACTAAAGGCTGTAGATAGGATTCATCAGACTCTTCTGCCCAGCGGATAAGCGCTTCAGTTGATTTCAGTTGATCGGAGATGAGTATGCCTTCTGACTCGAACCGTTGCCGCCAAGATAACTTCTGAGCTAACTCAATTATGGCTTTTTGTCTTGTTGTAATTTCCGAAGGATCTTTAAGCGGTTCTTTGAGCACCTTGGCGAGTGTTTCACGACCACGAGGTGTTCGTGCTGAGTTGATCCACTGAAAGATTGAACCTTGGCCGAATAAATCTAGATCGGAACCATAGGGATGGTTCACATCCTTGAATTCAACACCAGAATCTTTAAATTTGACCCAATCGCCTGTTAAGCGGTCTTTGCCTTTACGATTGAGTTCGATTAAAATTTCCGAATACTTAAGCTGTATACGGACGCGTTTGTGTTGAATCGCAAGATAGATGAAAAGGATTATCGTGAGAAATCCCATGGCTATGCTCATAAAAGAATTAAAAGTTCGATAGAAAAAGAAAGCCAGAGCGAAGCCTAAGATAATAGTGATTAAACGATAGTTACTTAAACGATTGGCTGTCTGTTGTTGCTTCTTATGAAGTTTCTCGAAAGATTGTTTTCTACGTGCATAGATTTTTTGGGGCTCTTTCATCTTTTACCTCCAGATTAATCTCACTGAGTTTAATTTTATGGCATTAATAGCCAAAAGGGAAGTCGTAGATGTGACAAACTTCTTGGTGTAGGAATATTAAATTAAAAAGCGCAGGATAATTCTTATATGAATTATCCTGTGCTTTCTCGAATGGAGCCATAAGTTATCTACAAGAATCATGTGTTTGAGAATCAAAATAGAGTGTTCTACTGGGAAAGGCTAGTGAAACTTCTTCCTCTTCGATGATCTCCATAATCTTGAAGTTGATATCTTCCTTTACCCTTAGATATTCTTCGTAAACCGTTGTTTTAGTGAAGAAATTGAGGAAAATGTCTAAGCTGCTCTCATTGTATTGATCAAAAGCAACGATAATTGTTTCCGGGTGAATATCCTCATGATTTTTTAATAAATCATTGATCTTTCGGACGATTCGTTCTAATTTGTTTTTAGGGGTATCATAGGTTACACCTAACCTGAAGGAGATTTGTCGTTTTCCCATTTTACTCCAGTTTGTGATAGCTTGATTCGCTAAAGTGGCATTAGGAACGGTTACGAGGGCTTGAGCCGATGTCCTTACCTTGGTGCTTCGAAAGTTTATGTCTTCAACTGTTCCATCAACACTTGGAGTCATAATCCAATCCCCAATCGAAAAGGGCTTTTCGGAGATAATCACAATTCCTCCGAATAAATTCGCAAGTGCGTCCTTTGCCGCTAAGGCGAAAGCAAGACCTCCCAGACCAAGACCGGCAACAAAACCATTAACATCGTAATCAAATTCTTTAGCGATTATACTAATGCTAATGGCAATTATAATAGCTTGAAGCGCTTTAGAAAGGAAAGGGATGAGGATTTGGTCGATTTTAAGGTCAAAGCGTTCATTCAATTTTGTAAAGATATGAGAAGAAACTGAAGACAGGTTAAAAAGTCCCCAAGAAATAAGAGCAATGATCGAAGATCTGATCAATTTTAAAATAATCGGGTCGGATTGATTAATAAAGGGGAAATAACCGAGGGCCACGTAGAGCCCGATTATTACAAAGAGCCAGCGGGCAGGATGTTCAAAGGCAAGGCAGACGTAAGATAAAAAATCAGTTGGCGTTTTCTTGCTTAATTTTAAGATGAGTTCAAAAATATCTTTAATAAAGATTTTCTTGAAAAATAGGAACAACAGGAAAATCCCTATAGAAATCCCTAGATTTTTGAGGGTTTCGTAAGAAGTAATATATTCCCAAGACATTCAACGTTTCTCCTTTAATTACTCTGTTTCTTTTCATAATAACATAGATTATATGAAAAATAATAATGCTCTATTTTCCTCAAAAATAATTGAGAGTGAGATGGTAATTATGGCAAACAGATTATTCAAAAATAAGGGATTGAGAAGGGTGATTGCTGGTTTGGTATTAAGTCTTCTTATCGGGTGTTCCCCATTCAGTTCGCCATCTCCAAATCCATCCTCAGAAACGGACTCGACTTCTCAATTATCCCAATCTCTATTACTCAATATGAGAAAATCAGCCGAACAAGGAAAAGTCATAAATAGCGATTTTGCGGTTAAGACAGCCGTACTTGAGGATGTTAAAAAGAAATGGGGCGAGCCAGACAAAACCGATTGGGTTCCGGCCGCTAAAGGGACTTATGTAACGTATTCAGATCAAGCCCTTGTCGTTGGTTTCAACAAAGGCATGCAAATCTTTGAAGTACGCTCCTTCGATCAGAAACTACAAAAGGTTTCTCTTGCTAAAACGAAAGAAGTTTATGGAGCTCCCGCTTACGATGTTAAATTGAACGGGGAAGAAATCATTGGGTATACTGCAGGTCAGGAATTTAAGATTGAGTTGGTATTTCCTGAACCGACCCATAATAATCCCAATCCACTACTGGATCACTATCTCGTTCTCTATCCGCAAGGGACGGTTAACTCGATGGCAAACGATCCGGGACGGCAATGGTGATGGTCTTAACTCATTTCTCCTTAAACAGCACAAATTAAATTCAAGACGGCGCACCTGAAATTGAGGTTATAATATGGGATAAAAGAAAATATCAAGATAGTTCGTAATTGTAGGATAATGG from the Desulfitobacterium metallireducens DSM 15288 genome contains:
- a CDS encoding mechanosensitive ion channel family protein, with the protein product MSWEYITSYETLKNLGISIGIFLLFLFFKKIFIKDIFELILKLSKKTPTDFLSYVCLAFEHPARWLFVIIGLYVALGYFPFINQSDPIILKLIRSSIIALISWGLFNLSSVSSHIFTKLNERFDLKIDQILIPFLSKALQAIIIAISISIIAKEFDYDVNGFVAGLGLGGLAFALAAKDALANLFGGIVIISEKPFSIGDWIMTPSVDGTVEDINFRSTKVRTSAQALVTVPNATLANQAITNWSKMGKRQISFRLGVTYDTPKNKLERIVRKINDLLKNHEDIHPETIIVAFDQYNESSLDIFLNFFTKTTVYEEYLRVKEDINFKIMEIIEEEEVSLAFPSRTLYFDSQTHDSCR
- a CDS encoding MutS-related protein is translated as MKEPQKIYARRKQSFEKLHKKQQQTANRLSNYRLITIILGFALAFFFYRTFNSFMSIAMGFLTIILFIYLAIQHKRVRIQLKYSEILIELNRKGKDRLTGDWVKFKDSGVEFKDVNHPYGSDLDLFGQGSIFQWINSARTPRGRETLAKVLKEPLKDPSEITTRQKAIIELAQKLSWRQRFESEGILISDQLKSTEALIRWAEESDESYLQPLVKLGMRILPLVTVLMIILYGLQLAIPWQIPTLLVVVQYILLKVYGTERAQVLSTVYRYEASIKTYTKMLKHLEDQNYTSPWLKVRQEILRNKSGQPAYQQIQKLSKIADWISNRENAIFLIVNILTLWDYQCMIALEEWKKESGKLLIKWLEVLAEIEALSSLANIRFDNPDWAMPEILSSNGLAAQKMGHPLLTQKKVTNDFEMKSPSGVILITGSNMSGKSTFLRTVGSNLVLAYTGAPVCAKTFSCSLMNIWTCMRVSDNLEQSISSFYAEILRIKQIVEAAKTDKPVFFLLDEIFKGTNSHDRHYGAKALINQLQKDGEIGLISTHDLELGELEKESHGRVKNYNFREFYQDQEIHFDYKLRPGISTTRNALYLIKMAGIELDEEI
- a CDS encoding DUF4309 domain-containing protein, with product MVIMANRLFKNKGLRRVIAGLVLSLLIGCSPFSSPSPNPSSETDSTSQLSQSLLLNMRKSAEQGKVINSDFAVKTAVLEDVKKKWGEPDKTDWVPAAKGTYVTYSDQALVVGFNKGMQIFEVRSFDQKLQKVSLAKTKEVYGAPAYDVKLNGEEIIGYTAGQEFKIELVFPEPTHNNPNPLLDHYLVLYPQGTVNSMANDPGRQW